A region of the Salmo trutta chromosome 40, fSalTru1.1, whole genome shotgun sequence genome:
AGGAGGACCGTCCAACATGATCAGCTCAGCCATCTCTGCAGACCTGGGGCGACAAGAGGCCCTCAGGGGCAGTCAGGAGGCTCTTGCTACCGTCACCGGCATAGTGGACGGGACCGGGAGTATTGGAGCTGCAGTgggacaggtaacacacactagagacagagaaagtacacacatgcatacagtacatgcatacacacagaaATATGTGCTTTCCAGTGATTTAAATGTTGAGTTTTTTACCTTGTCTTCCAGTATTTGGTATCCCTGATTGAGAGCAAGCTGGGCTGGATGTGTGTGTTCTACTTCTTCATAGTCATGGTGAGATCATCTGGCTAATCCATAATGTTAGACAATGTTCATGTCTTCCATAAATTAGTCACTCATTCTCCTCAGGAGCATCTTACATAAGGTACTGTGTTGTCCCTGTTTGTGACATATTTGGTCCTGTTATTTGATTGCCTCACAGACAGGGTGCAGCATAGTCTTCATCTTGCCGCTGATCGTGACTGAGATTCGGGCCatgtggagggacagacaggcacGGACACATGAGCTGTGAAGCCTTCCTCACAAGGGCCATGTTGTTTCCTACTCCTTCCCAATGGGGCCTACTGCCTGTCAGTCAGACTATGTCCACTGATCACTACTGTAGATGTATGTACAACATGTCAATGAATGTGTATGTCCAGTCTATGTATATATTTGGTCTGAAACACGTTTTCTTTTTTAAAGATATTACTTCAGAGCCTTTTAACGAGTGGGGGCAGGGCCCTCTCAATGTTTGTGGTCTGAGATTGGAAGTTCCAAGCAGCTAACGATTATTCCAATTCCTTTACCAGTTTACTGGAGTGTATAATGATGACTTGTATAGAATGATTGGATCTGCTCAGTTGCTTAGTAGAGATCAGATTTCAAAGACACACAAAACACTCCATCACTCATAGAATCTCACAGTTACACGTCCTCTCGGGGGATTTTTAGTCACTGCCTGTAGCACACACTCTAGTCAGTGACCACGTTTACATGCGCAAGGTTTTCTGGACAGTAGCTCATATCCCGCAGAAGGTCTTattaagctgtttacatgcacTTTTGATAGCCCGCTCACAAGTATCCCTGTACCGGTGAATAAACAGATTATTCCTCATTTAAGTTGCTATGGGTTAAATATTAGCTGAAATATGGCCTATAACCTTTCACATGAAgcgtaatataatattaactatTGCAGAATTATGCCTTTCTTGCAGTGAAATTACACAACTAATGTTAATTTTGtctcgggaacaggagtggagaaatgcgatttctttcagcatctcttgAGAAAATGCGAGCGCGCGTGTAATGTGTTATCGTTGACACTGTTATGCAAgcagacagtatttcaaccacataaaatctGCACCCGAGACAGACTAAAGTCTTAACATAAACCTATTTCGTCGttttctcagcttttcatttcaTTAAAACCAGTCAAACTGATGACATTTTGCACAGACCAATCTTTCCACtgttctccccggtccctaaacgaAACAGACAACTTTACCAACAGAAAGCTGTCTAAATTACGCCACTCGGTCCAGGATGGGAGTATCAGCCAAAATACATTATTATGGTGGATGGAACTGCGCAGGATGCCTACTTTATGaagtgatttgtttaacaatcagatgaaaacatcacacAACACCCATTATACCTGAAACTGAGCCTACACAGACTGCGgaaaaacaacagtaaacggGATAAGATGTTTACGTGCCACAGTATCCCATCTAAGATCAGAAAATCCAAGGCAATTTATCCGGGTTTCTCATAACCGGTATACAAACTTTTTCGGTTATTGTAAACGAGATATGATGTTTACGTGTGTCAACTCAAAAACAGGGTACTTGATTACCCCGAATAATAACGGaatattggtgtgcatgtaaacgtggtcagAGTATACGGTACGTTTGCCAATAACGTTTTTAAGCAGCTTTTTTAAGTCTTAACGGTCAGTAAACATTAACTGCACGCCTCTGAAATATTTTCCTCAagggatttatttatttaaagaacAGTAAGATTAcatcaatgtaaaaaaataaaaatattgtcacaTGTCTTATCAAAATAAGTTAAAAGGTATACTGATTTTATTTACTGTAGGTACGTAAATTAAAACGGTACAAGTAGTTCTTCTGGTTGGATTGGGATCAGTTGCTAAATTACTGTAGTGGTTTTAACCAAGGCCACAAGTGCATTTCAGCTGGTCCAGGACCTGCTAAACTTGATGAAATGGAATGTGTATTTAATTTGATCATTGTCGAATGTATGTTCTTTAATCTGTGGTAAATGTTCATTTTTTTCCCATATGTGCACTTTAAATTCATGTTTTAATGAgcctatgttttttttgttgttttttttcaagAAAAGCAAATGGGCTTTTTCAAAACTGTTTACTCCTATCTTTTATTCTTCCCAGGGGAATGTACGATATATTTTGGAAAACCACCTCAATGAATTTGAACTTCAATGACCTAAACTGTATTCACAGACTGACTTCTTTATAGAAATCTCATAAAGCAATGAAACCAGCATTTAGAAACATTGAATTAGCATACTTGGCAGGATGATTTATTTTCACATGTAAAATGGGCACAAATGAAGAGGATCTGTTCAGAAGGACTTTGTAAATTACTAATGGGATAGATATCCTGTAGAGGTGTAGTGGGATAAGTTCTGCTCAACCCTGTTACAGATGTTACGTCACTTCAGAACCACCAGGAGGAGCCCTTAAGgcaaaaaatgtgtagaattattAGGTCTAATAGAATTAGTAGCCTTAATATGTGTAGAATTAGTAGGTCTAATAGAATTAGTAGCCTTAATATGTGTAGAATTAGTAGGTCTAATAGAATTAGTAGCCTTAATATGTGTAGAATTAGGTCTAATAGATTTAGTAGACTTAATGTGTGTAGAATTAGTAGGTCTAATAGAATTAGTAGCCTTAATATGTGTAGAATTAGTAGGTCTAATAGAATTAGTAGCCTTAATATGTGTAGAATTAGGTCTAATAGATTTAGTAGACTTAATGTGTGTAGAATTAGTAGGTCTAATAGAATTAGTAGACTTAATATGTGTAGAGTTAGTAGGCCTAATAGAATTAGTAGACTTAATATGTGTGGAATTAGTAGGCGTAATATAATTAGTAGACTTAATATGTGTAGAATTAGTAGGTCTAATAGAACTAGTAGACTTAATATGTGTAGATTTAGTATGTctaatatatactgctccaaaaaataaagggaacacttaaacaacacagtgtaactccaagtcaatcacacttctgtgaaatcaaactgtccacttaggaagcaacactgattgacaataaatttcacatgctgttgtgcaaatggaatagacaacaggtggaaattataggcaataagcaagacacccccaataaaggagtggttctgcaggtggagaccacagaccacttctcagttcctatgcttcctggctgatgttatggtcacttttgaatgctggcggtgctttcactctagtggtagcatgagacggagtctacaacccacacaagtggctcaggtagtgcagctcatccaggatggcatatcaatgcgagctgtggcttgaaggtttgctgtgtctgtcagcgtagtgtccagagcatggaggcgctaccaggagacaggccagtacatcaggagacatggaggaggccgtaagagggcaacaacccagcagcaggactactacctccgcctttgtgcaaggaggagcaggagaagcactgccagagccctgcaaaatgacctccagcaggccacaaatgtgcatgtgtctgctcaaacggtcagaaacagactccatgagggcccgacgtccacaggtgggggttgtgcttacagcccaacaccgtgcaggacgtttggcatttgccagagaacaccaagattggcaaattcgccactggcgccctgtgctcttcacagatgaaagcatgttcacactgagcacgtgacagacgtgacagagtctggagacgccgtggagaacattctgctgcctgcaacatcctccagcatgaccggtttggcggtgggtcagtcatggtgtggggtggcatttctttggggggccgcacagccctccatgtgctcgccagaggtagcctgactgccattaggtaccgagatgagatcctcagatcccttgtgagaccatatgctggtgcggttggccctaggttcctcctaatgcaagacaatgctagacctcatgtggctggagtgtgtcagcagttcctgcaagaggaaggcattgatgctatggactggcccgcccgttccccagacctgaatccaattgagcacatctgggacatcatgtctcgctccatccaccgacgccacgttgcaccacagactgtccaggagctggcggatgctttagtccaggtctgggaggagatccctcaggagaccatccgccacctcatcaggagcatgcccaggcgttgtagggaggtcatacaggcacgtggaggccaaacacactactgagcctcattttgacttgttttaaggacattacatcaaagttggatcagcctgtagtgtggttttccactttaatttgagtgtgactccaaatccagacctccatgggttgatcaattggatttccattgattatttttgtgtgattttgttgtcagcacattcaactatgtaaagaaaaacgtatttaataagaatatttctttcattcagatctaggatgtgttttttaagtgttcccttcacttttttgagcagtgtatttagtaGACTTAATGTGTGTAGAATTAGTAGGTCTAATAGAATTAGTAGACTTAATATGTAGAATTAGTAAGTGTAATACAATTAGTAGACTTGATATGTGTAGAATTAGTAGGTCTAATAGAATTAGTAGGTCTAATAGAATTAGTAGGCTTGATATGTGTAGAATTAGTAGGTCTAATACAATTAGTAGACTTAATGTGTAGAATTAGTAGGTCTAATAGAATTAGTAGACTTAATGTGTAGAATTAGTAGGTCTAATAGAATTAGTAGGTCTAATAGAATTAGTAGGTCTAATAGAATTAGTCGGTCTAATAGAATTAGTAGACTTAATATGTGTAGAATTAGtatccaaatcaaatgtatttatatagcccttcttacatcagctgatatcacaaagtgctgtacagaaacccagcctaaaaccccaaacagcaagcaatgcaggtgtagaagcacggtggctaggaaaaactccctagaaaggccaaaacctaggaagaaacctagagaggaaccaggctatgaggggtggccagtcctcttctggctgtgccaggtgtagattataacagcacatggcctagatgttcaaatgttcataaatgaccagcattgtcaaataataataatcatagttgtcgtcgagggtgcaacaagtcagtaacacaagagtaagtgtcagttggctttttcatagccgatctttgagagtatctctaccgctcctgctgtctctagagagttgaaaacagcaggtctgggacaggtagcacgtccggtgaataggtcagggttccagcaggtctgggacaacaggtctgggacaggtagcacgtccggtgaacaggtcagggttccatagctgcaggcagaacagttggaactggagcagcagcacggccaggtgaactggggacagcaaggagtcatcaagccaggtcgtcctgaggcatggtcctagggctcaggtcctccgagagagagaaagaaagagacagagagaattagagagagcatatttaaattcacacaggacaccggaaaagacaagagaaatactccagatgtgacagactgaccctagccccccgacacataaactactgcagcataaatactggaggctgagacaggaggggtcaggagacactgtggccccatccgatgaaacccccgaacagggccaaacaggtaggatataaccccacccactttgccaaagcacagcctccacaccactggaagaatatctccaaccaccaacataccatcccgggacaaggccgagtatagcccacaaagatctccgccacggcacagcccaagggggggcgccaacccagacaggaagaccacgtcagtgactcaacccactcaagtgacgcacccctcccagggacggcatggaagaacaccagtaagccagtgactcagcccctgtaataggggtagaggcagagaatcccaatggaaagaggggaaaccggccaggcagagacagcaagggcggttcgttgctccagcctttccgttcaccttcacacccctgggccagactacacttaatcataggacctaccgaagagatatgtcttcagtaaagacttaaaggttgagactgagtctgcatctctcacatgggtaggcagactattccataaaaatggagctctataggagaaagccctgcctccagctgtttgcttagaaattctaggaacaattaggaggcccgcgtcttgtgaccgtagcgtacgtgtaggtatgtacggcaggaccaaattagTAGACTTAATATGTGTAGAATTAGTAGGTCTAATAGAATTAGTTGACTTAATATGTGTAGAATTAGTAGGTCTAATAGAATTAGTTGACTTAATATGTGTAGAATTAGTAGGTCTAATAGAATTAGTTGACTTAATATGTGTAGAATTAGTAGGTCTAATAGAATTAGTAGGTCTAATAGAATTAGTAGGTGTAATAGAGTTAGTGGACTTAATATGTGTAGAATTAGTAGGTCTAATAGAATTAGTAGACATTATGTGTAGAATTAGTAGGTCTAATAGAATTAGTAGGTCCAATAGAATTAGTAGACTTAATATGTGTAGAATTAGTAGGTCTAATAGAATTATTCGGTCTAATAGAATTAGTAGACTTATTATGTGTAGAATTAGTAGGTCTAATAGAATTTGTAGGTCTAATAGAATTAGTAGACTTATGTGTAGAATTAGTACGTCTAATAGAATTAGTAGGTCTAATAGAATTAGTAGGTGTAATAGAGTTAGTGGACTTAATATGTGTAGAATTAGTAGGTCTAATAGAATTAGTAGACATTATGTGTAGAATTAGTAGGTCTAATAGAGTTAGTAGACTTAATATGTGTAGAATTAGTAGGTCTAATAGAATTAGTTGTCTTAATATAATTAGTAGACTTAATATGTGTAGAATTAGTAGGTCTAATAGAATTAGTAGACTTTTTGTGTGGAATTAGTAGACTTAATATCTGTAGATTTAGTAGGCTTAATATAAATAGTAGACTTAATATGTGTAGAATTAGTAGGTCTAATAGAATTAGTAGACTTAATATGTGTAGAATTAGTAGGTCTAATAGAATTAGTAGACTTAATATGTGTAGAATTAGTAGGTCTAATAGAATTAGTAGACTTAATATGTGTAGAATTAGTAGGTCTAATAGAATTAGTAGGCCTAATATGTGTAGAATTAGTAGGTCTAATAGAATTAGTAGGCCTAATAGAATTAGTAGGTCTAATAGAATTAGTAGGTCTAATAGAATTAGTAGGCCTAATAGAATTAGTAGGTCTAATAGAATTAGTAGGCATACTTGTTTTTCCAGCTGTTGACACTGAAGATCACATGAATGTATAAGGACGTAGCAGATTATGAATGAAGACCAGTCTAAGAAAACAATACTTTGTAGTATATTTATATCATTTAATAATAATCGGAAACATACTGTAACAAATTAACATCAAAGTCAACAGTGCACCAAAACCGGTCATTGAATCTTCCACAAAAATGTTCACAATTTCAACATTTGTAATTTTATTTTCAAACTATTACCAAATCAAAGTTAATATTCTGCTCCCATGTAATTACATTGTAGTACACTTTCAATACATGAATCATTATCTTATCAAAAACATATATGAGGATATTATTCATTCATGCATATAAGGCATGCAATATTATGTTTTGATATACCTGCGATAGACAGATGAATTCGATTTAGAGCAAAGTTTATTTTGCCACTGTGGGACACActgggccggggggggggggatgcagCCCAGTAGCTGTATACAGATCTATGATCATTAACTTATCACAGTTCGCTTGCAAAGGGAATTCTGGGAAAACCAGTACAGTCAGTAATATTAGGGCTGAGTATTGCCTTGTTTTAACACTGTTGTAATACCAAGAAAGCACCTAATATCTATTTATCATTTTGTGTCCGACCCAAACTATGATAGCCCATAGTCTGTCCCAGTTCAGCAGTGACGGTTTCGTTTTTCTAAACATGAGTAGCTCTATAAAATCAGAAATATAGAATTATCTTGTCAATAATGTTTTAGTGCAATACACATAATCAGTTAGTTTTACCAAAATGGCATTTAGAATTATTTGCCTACGAAAACAAGATACATAGTTAAAAATAAGTTAACAGACTTAAAGTTTTACTTTGAACACATTGAAAGACCGGCGCATATAAACCAACATACATACACAGACTCAAGTCCAAACACGCACAAAAAAACACCATCAAATATTATTAAATAAAAACGGATAATCGATTCCATTTGTGAGGTGAAGTGTGTAAACGGTGAAAGTGTGTAAACGGAAATCGGAACATTCTGTTGACATGACTCTGCATTGGCAAGTCAAGAGGGCGGTGTTATAAGGACCTCTATGGTTCTAGACAAAAGCCCTCTAGAACACAGGCCACTTGTCTGGCTATAGAACCACTTTGATTCAGGGTCTCGGACATCATTCTGTTGCTGTCTATTAATAAAGTCCCTGCCCCCATCCTCCATTCTGTCTAGTTCTGGGAAACCAGTCAAAGCAAAGCAAGCCAGAGAGCTAGAGATAACAAAGCTCAGGACTCCCAGAGGACTTGAGTTTCCTCAGTCCTGCTTTGAGCTGGAATGGGTCCTATCACTCTAACAAACTGACTCTTTTACCTGATGTGTAACTAAAGCCTATGGTCTGAACCCGCTGTCCCACTGAACCAGCTATGAACCGTAATAAAACTTGATCTCCTGTAGTTTCCAACAAATATGTTGGAATGAATtgccattttttattttgtatatatttgttcTATTCTTTTCACTTTTTTTGTCAATCACTCAATGAGGTAGGTAATCCAGATTATGTCTATTTGTTCAAACATGACACATTTAGGGAAAGGCACTCCTTGTAGGACTGCTATTTTTGACACCATTATTTACAGTATTGCGATGTGACTCTGGCTATGGAGAATGAATGGCATAAAGTTTGGAATGTAATGCCAATGGGTAAATCTGCGATACTGTACATTAATCACAGATATATCTGAGATGTATTTGGAGATGCTTAAGGCATGTGGATTTCTATGTCCCTTGACTCAAGCCGACGCTTACAGATGACTCACAAATaatatatttttcattttttttggtcAACTACCTCAGTTGTCACAACAGTCTAGTATTTAGCACAGCAATGGAAATGTGTTGCAGCTCAGCTCCTCATAAAATTAATAATTTACTGACAGAACCTGGAATGTTCCGTATGAATTAAGGATTAAAGTACTTTAGTGAACTGCAACACCATTATAACTTCAATTCCAAACAATGTCAAAGCTACATTCCTTCATACAGAAAAGAGTTCAAAATCTAGAGGCTATCACTATACAAAGACAAGAGTAGAAAATGCAACATTGTTAAAAGGATTTAGCCAACAAAGCAAACATACAAGGTATATTCAGTTTTGTTACCAAAAAGTTGCCAACAGAATATGTTTTACTACCTTAAAAAGATAAAGggggataaataaaataaaaactatttattttatttaattgtgCACTGACATTTTTGACAAATTTTACAGAGACGGTGGTGCCAGGCATAATAACAATATTTGAGAATTAACTTAAGCTAATTTAAGCTAATTTCCTACTGACACCAAATATCACTCTGTAATAATACTCACACCAAAAAGCTTAAGAATAAAACAATTACCGTAATAATAGACATTTATTGAGAAGTAATATTACTCAATAAGATGTATCATTATCATACCGATGCCTGATAGCCTAAGTGCTGGAATGTCACAGTTGACCTTTGCACTGTAGGCTAATCATGGTCACGTTGCCAATTTGACCTGAGGTGACCCCGGGGCCTCTTACTCGCGTGGCTGATACTTTTACAGCCGTGGAGAAACTAAAGACTACACGTGGAGTGAGGTCAGGAATAGTTGAACTCCTCTTAGAGAGGTTGTTAGAGTGTAGGCCGTGGTGGCTGGGAGTTAAATGCTATACCAAGTGAGCCATTGAGGTTTTTTCCTGATGAGTGCATTTGAATTATTTCACAGTATAATCTAAAGCTTAGAGAATCATACAAGCTTAGAAAATATAGATGAAATTcagctatataaatatatatacaaacaTATCCATCATTTCCACTTCCTTTAAGACATATTGTAGCTATGAACTTTTCCACCATCAGAGTCGCTACAGAAAGCTGCAGAAATGATATATCCATCTGAATGAGGTGATTTCCAAACGGAGCATGCCCACTGAATCGCACTGGTTCCTGGGCTGCGTTTACTCCCGAGAGGACCGTTTGTGACGCATGACCGTCCTCTTCTTCACGACAAAGAATTCTGTGGATgaccagtggagagagagggaacaggtgTTAGTTCCCAGTCCCAGTAATGTTCTAACAGGGAAATAATatgtgcatccaaaatggcaccctatagtgcactacttttaaccagggcccataggagggtcaaaagtagggcactagatATAGGGgaaagggtgcaatttgggaatATAACAGGGTTATATAAACTGTTTGGAGACATAGCATAGGTAACGCAGTGTTGTTGCGTGGCCTGTTCCTAACATAGTCCACATACAGTGCTTTTGGAAGCACACTGAGGTATTCATCGCTGTCACTCAACGGTTAATAAAAGGTTAATAACAGGTTCTTTTGAAGTTCAAAACCTGTAAACTTATATTATCTCTCTTTAAATGAAGACCTATGGGCTTATGGTtgctataataataatacaaaatatacaactgtatttattactattatttatttattatcatTATAATTATAGTCAAGTTAACCTCTGGACTCAAAACATGTGTATACTACTACCTTTTTTTCGTATGGCTTTTGTATGAAGCCCAATAGAAGgaaaaaggagggaggaaagCGCGTTCATTGACACTGACCTGTTATGGCGGCTTGTCTCCGTTTGACTGCTCCTGCCCTCTGGCTGGCCGTCTTCTTCTCTGGCCTCTGGATCGTATAGCTCTCCCTGGTGGTCACCTCCAGGTACTCCTCACCACAGCTGGACGACCCTGGAGACGATGCCCGCGCCAGCCGGACATCCTCTCTCTCCGCCCTCTGCCCGTCGATGCCAATCACCGGCTTCCTCAACACACAGCTGCGGTAGAACGCCGGCACATCCTGGCATTTCATCTCCTCCCACTCCAAGCCGGCGCCCTTGGAGGCCGGCTGGCCGGTGTTGAAGTCAAAGTCCCAGCGCTTGTTGGCTGACTCCACGCTCATACACAGGTGCCGGTGGAAGTCCTGTTGCAGCTCCTTGTGGTCCACAGGCCCAAACAGGTTCCTCCTCACCGGGCCCTGGGCCCTGCGCTTCAGCTCCTCTACACTCTGACAGACCAGCATGGCCCCGtcagatgataatgatgatgatgccaTCTTAATGtccctga
Encoded here:
- the LOC115180438 gene encoding cyclin-dependent kinase inhibitor 1 isoform X2, which translates into the protein MDIKMASSSLSSDGAMLVCQSVEELKRRAQGPVRRNLFGPVDHKELQQDFHRHLCMSVESANKRWDFDFNTGQPASKGAGLEWEEMKCQDVPAFYRSCVLRKPVIGIDGQRAEREDVRLARASSPGSSSCGEEYLEVTTRESYTIQRPEKKTASQRAGAVKRRQAAITEFFVVKKRTVMRHKRSSRE
- the LOC115180438 gene encoding cyclin-dependent kinase inhibitor 1 isoform X3, giving the protein MASSSLSSDGAMLVCQSVEELKRRAQGPVRRNLFGPVDHKELQQDFHRHLCMSVESANKRWDFDFNTGQPASKGAGLEWEEMKCQDVPAFYRSCVLRKPVIGIDGQRAEREDVRLARASSPGSSSCGEEYLEVTTRESYTIQRPEKKTASQRAGAVKRRQAAITEFFVVKKRTVMRHKRSSRE
- the LOC115180438 gene encoding cyclin-dependent kinase inhibitor 1 isoform X1, which produces MGPTCQDILPRDYNSGTVQQVFARSSNLTTELQNFLMMKTRDIKMASSSLSSDGAMLVCQSVEELKRRAQGPVRRNLFGPVDHKELQQDFHRHLCMSVESANKRWDFDFNTGQPASKGAGLEWEEMKCQDVPAFYRSCVLRKPVIGIDGQRAEREDVRLARASSPGSSSCGEEYLEVTTRESYTIQRPEKKTASQRAGAVKRRQAAITEFFVVKKRTVMRHKRSSRE